From Drosophila santomea strain STO CAGO 1482 chromosome 2R, Prin_Dsan_1.1, whole genome shotgun sequence:
TTTAACAAGCATTAATAGCGTTAATTTTTCTGACAGGGCCACTTTTCATTtccattggcattggcatttgcatttatgtaTGCATTATCCagcaaatataatataagGCAGCACATGGTGGTTTCCATGCTGACCCATAGCTCATCAGATGATTGATTCAGCGCAATTGTAACTCCAATAAACCGTGCTGTCCATTAATTGCGGCCCATTTTTTCGTGGCTCTTGATATGAATGTGtagttaaaaataaagcatattgatatatttactTTGGTACTTTTCCCTAATTGcaatatcaatatatattcGTTCTGCCATTCATCCGCAATTAATAGGCCATCTTCCCCCAAAGTATTTTCtattaattgttttaatttcaatttccaacGTGCTTAACTCACAATCGGATTAGCTTTCATCATCTCCGGGCAATTGGCAGCTAAGTCCTGCTAAATATTCCTTATTGTTTGTCCAAGgagtcaacaaacaaatagcATAATCCATGTTGTTTGGGAGCTGCAAGAGAGCATCATCATACACGACTGAGTAAGCCATCAAATTGGTTGCAATTGACACATACTTTCGCCTGATTGACGCCCTAAGTCTCACTTTTGCAATGCAATCCATTTGGCCCACGGCACATCATTTACAGACGATTAATTTATCTAATTGGCAGCTAGTTGCGGATCCCGATCCTGAATCCTACTCCTATTCCCAGTGCTCTCCGATGACAAACAGCTGGAAGCGGCGAACAAAGGGACAACGTAATGCTGGGCCGCCATTTCCATGTTCTTTCCACATGTCATCATCGGTGGATGCGGATGTCTATGAGGATGTGGCAggggcagtggcagtggcagtgccaGTGAGAAGTACATATTTTGACGTACCCGTGTAAACGTCAAATGCCAGAAAGGACCAAGCAGCTCCGCCAAAACAAAGGAGCTGCTGCATGGCCGAATGGTGTCGGTGTGTGTCCCGTGTCAGGCAATCCACCAGTCAAAGTCCTGACAGGACCCGTTTCTGACAGCCGGCCTCCTTGAGTCTCTATCCCTTCCTCTGACCTGTTCTGCCGCCCCAAATCGCATTCCTTTCAGTGCTGGCTCCAAGATTTCATCGCCATTGGCTTAATTAATACGCAGAACGTGGAGCCTGACAGCCCGCCGAGTTCTGGCCAGAATAGGTTGACACAGGTGGCTGCCTTGCAAGTTGGTCAAAAGTAATGTACTAAATTAAGTTAATTCTAactaaaacataaaaaattgtgaatTATGAGAAACATATTCATGTCATCACACACATCTTATAACAGCTGCTTTTATTAAGAGTCATGATAAGCTAAACTAAACTTAAATCAGTTCAACAATAAGTGGGAAACTGCTTATAAGTGCTTCTCTATAGCCTCGATAAAATCGCTGGTGCACTCTTTACGCCATTTCTGGTTCATTTTGCTCTGATGTAGCGCTTTCTGAAGAGGTTCGTTAAACTCTTTGATGTCTTTTAAATGCGCTTCAAGTCGATCGATTTCCTTCGAACTCTGAAGATTCGCAGCCAAATTGAGCAACAGTCCCGTAAGCTCTTTCTTCTTGAATTTTTCACTACAAATAGAAGATTGTTAATGGGTTATTTGTACTATTCCAAACTATTTGTAACTCACCCCAGTGGCTTTGTATGGCTGAGAATATAGTTTTCTGTCTGCGAAACCAAATGTTCCCTATCTAAGGCCGTTGTCACTGCTAACATATGGCAATCACTGAACAGTTTCTCGTCGGATTTCAGTGTATAGTTTAGAAACTCTTCAAAGTTCTCGAAGTTACGAATGCAACCGAGGGCAGATGCCAATATCCTTCTCTGAGATCCATTGGTGGAGTTCTGGAACAGTTCAAATATCTCCTGGAATTCAGCATCGCCGCCTTCATCCAGCAGCGAGCAGTATGCTACCTTTTGGATATCGGAGGGCAGCTCCAATCGACCTCCATTTCTGTGGGTTTTAGCCAGTATCTTGGCCTGCTCCGTGCAATCAGCCACGTGGTAGCGACAGGCCTGTGAGTATGCAAAGTTGGCAAATGGAATGTCCTTGATGGCCAGCTTAGATTCAGCTATGTCCGATAACTTGGGAAAGCGGTTGTACAATGGCAAAAGTAGCTTCTGCATGTAGTTCTGTAACATGGAATTGAGTTTAAGTAACGAATAATAAACCTTAAATTACGCTTACTTTAAATTTGATTGCCTCCTCAACACGGAGTAGTGCTCCCAGGCGATTGAGGATACCAATGGCCCTCTGCCAAGGCAAAAAGTCCTGCTCTTTCTCCAGATACTCCAGCAAATCGAAAGCTTTATCGTATTTTTGTAATCTGACTGCAGCCAAGGCCATGAGATCATCCAGCAATTGCGCTCTGTTTAATTTGTGGATGCCACCAGAATGGGGATCATTCTTCAGACTTTCTATTACCAAGCGCCAGTTGAGTTCATCATAGTTAACTCTGAAGATGTTGGCTACTTGGGGATTCAGTAATATCCACTCGTCAGGGGATGTCAAATGGGGTAAGTTAAGAACTTTTGTGTTCACAGGACACTCCAACCAAAACTGTGGCGTAGTTTGAACAAAGTCAGGTAGCTTTTGGCTAACGAACCTCAAAGGAACCCACCAGCAGGATGAATCCTTatccagctcctgctcctggagGAACCTGCTCTGATTAAGGGTCACCTCACCACTTTTGTAGTTCCGAATGAGGGTTACCAAGGGATAGCCACCCTGCAAGGTCCAAGAATCCATGGCCCTACTTAGGTTGAACTCAGAGGAAATAACCTCATTTTGCAGAGCAGCCTCTTCGAGGGATTTCCAAAGATCAGCTTGGTTCGCATTTGTGAATGAGTAGCTTCCCAGGAAAGATCGAATTCCCTGGAGAAAGGCTTTCTCGCCGACAAGTTTGTGCAGCATGCGGGTGGTCAGCGATCCCTTCTCGTACACATACTCCGTGAACTGGCCGAGAACCTCGGCAGGATCCTTTACGTCCTTGGAAATGGCAGGCACAGTTGCATTCGAGTCCTTGCTGAAGAAGTTTGCCAAGTCCCGCCCTATAAAGCGCTCTCCTCTTGACCATTCGGGCTCCAAAGCATCCAGGGCCAGGTAGCCGAAGTAGGTGGATGGACCTTCCTTCAGCCAGAGATCATTCCACCACTTCATGGTGACCAAATTTCCGAACCACTGATGGGCATATTCGTGGGCCACCGTGCGTGCAAAACCATCCTTCTGCGTCTGATAATCGCCCTGGTGTTGGGGTAATCTCTCCTCGTTGTAGGTGACCAGACCCCAGTTCTCCATTGCCGTAAATCTGTGAGTGGGCACCGTCAGCTGATCGACTTTCGCCAGCGGAAAGTTAATTTGGAACAAATTCTCGTAGAAGGATAGCAGCTTCGGGGCCATTTCCATGGATATCATTTCCTGACCCAACAACTTTGGCTGCATCCAGTTGCGAAAGATCACTCTGTTGCGGGTGTCACTCTCCTCGGTGGCGGCATTTTCCAGATCATGGACAGCAAATGCCACCAAATACGTCGAGGTCCTTAGGAGTGTATCGTGATTGCACCACACATAATTTGCAAGACTATCACTGgaatacaaataatattaatgtCAAAGCAAGTTGGAATCCTTTATAATGGAATCCTGCAATACTTACTGATCTTGACAACCGAGAACTGGCATGCCACTTAATCCCGTGTAGTTCTTATGATAGCCCAGGGTTATGTTAAAGGTGGCCTTCCAGGACGGCTCGTCGAAGCAGGGAAATGCCTGCCTGGCAAACGTGGGTGAGAACTGAGTGACTGCCAGGTGACTGAAGCACCACGAAAGTTATTCATTTGACCCGTGAAGTATGAATTAGATAACTCACTGAACTTCCTGGGTAACTACATCCGTGTAGTTACTTTTGTAGTAGCCACTTTGGGAGTCATTCAAGCCAGCTTCAAAGTGCATTTCCAACTGGTAGATCTGATCCTTCTCCAGTTCCCGACCCAAGTGCAGGATGTAGAAATTATGCAGCTCATTCACTTCAATGCGATCAACTCCAAACTTTTCCTGTCCAGAAGCAACTGATGTTCGATTCTCGTCTATCTTCAGGTACGCGGCATGTAAGGTGATGTTCTTGGTGGTCTCCCGGGCCAGAAGATCTATTTGAACCGATCCCTCGAATCTTTGATCTGTGCCATTTAGGTGTGTGAGAATTCGCAGGTTGTAGTGCAGAGGTTCCACGGATCTGGGCAAACGATAATCCTCGTAGGCAGCTCTGATGGAAGGAACCACCAAAACCAGGAAGATCCAGAGACTTGGCTGTAACTGCCACATGATGAGATGCTATAAAGGAAAAGAGATTACTATGGATTCCTTAAAAAGGTATTATAAGCCTAAGCATGACATCTTGTAGGATAACTGGGGATAACCCTAATACTGCCTATTTAGGGAAATAAGGGGTTTCAGTCCCAAATTTCACAGCTGACATGCAGGTAGGCCTTTACTTATACAATATCAGTTTCCCAAATTATTTAGATAGTAGTGATTTGTTTGGAATATGTTTTCGAGGTTTTCCCGTGGTTCGTCCACCACCCAAATTATGTGTTTAGTGCGGGGTGGTGGTTGTAAGTCCAATCCAACCGAATCGCTATGCCCCGCAGCATTTCAGGCACACCGCAACATAAGTCACTTGACAGGGAGTCGGCTGCGTTGGAAAATCGGAGTGATGCAGTTGCTCAGTGGCCTGCGACATCGATACTGCCTGTGGCGCCTCCGCCGCCTGTTGGGCGTGGCATTCGACGAGGGCGGATTCCAGGAGGGCACTCGCCAGGCAGCGGTCACCATGATCGAGGCAGTGCGGCAAGCGGACTGGCCCTGCATCCGGAGTTGCTGCACGGAGCGGGGATCGGCCGATATCTACGGCATGTCCCAGGTGAGGAGTCCCTACTGGAGTTTGGTTCGCTTCCAAAGGGAGCACCTGCGCCATGCCCTTCCCCTGCGAGTGGTACGTCGCTGGATCGATGGTCGCTATTACGTCCTGGTGGACATGCTCTTTGTCGGCCTACGCAACCTCCTGGATCTCGGCTCCGAGCAGGAAAAGGAGGAAATGCTCCAGCGCATTCAGAGTGTTCTAGTGAATTCCCGGATCGACGATCAGTTTGATCCGAAGAACTGCCGCCTGGCAATCGGCGAACTAGTGCTCACCTTCTCCAAGGAACTGGGCCACACCCAGTTGGAAGCCCAGGATCCGCGGGATGTCGAGGGTGAGGATCAGGAGAGCGGCTGGCTGGTGGACTCCTACAAGGTGCACCGCTTCAAGCTGATCAGCTTCAGTCCAAAAACACTGAACCTACGCGTTATTGACTTTCTGAAACCGGTTCAGCCGAAGTAACTCTCACTAAGTCTCCGTTCTGAAGGTGTTGTTATTGAAGCACTCGAAAAATTTCAGTCACGTGCCGTTCTCCGGTTCATCGATCCCTCGTTATAGTCATTAGCATTAATATGAACCCACAATCCACCGACCGTCGCTCGACTCCAGTCCGCAGTAAACTGATCCGCTGGGAAGGCAGCCTGGCATATTTATGGCATGGAGAGGCTTGCTAGCACTTTTAAATTGCTGCGAGTATTTCAATAAATGTGTGTCAGTGTGTCTTACTAAAAACGCGAGGTACGATTGAGTCTGCAATTAGTAGCTGAAATATATAGGTCATATGTGACACAGCCACATGTGCCATAAATAGTACCACTAGGTCTTAATTTGAGACAAATTTCTTCTTTAGTATATGATAGCACATGGTTAATCAAATGCGACCGTATTGGTCTTACGAGTATTATTCTTAAGTATGTTCTTAGTGTTAGAACAGCGGTATTACAAATCCGTTCTTAAATGATACCATAATATACCATTATAATGATACCAAATGGTATAAAGCTACTTTTAAGACTCAAATAGACACAGCTTAGAACCACATATGAAACCATAATGAATAAAATGAAGCAGCTCTTTTGGAACATGATTTCAGCTCCACTTACTACTATTTGCATCTGATAATTAAAACTACAACTGCAGGCAGCCTTTCAGTTTAACCCGTGGCGGAGTACGGATAATTTGTCAAGCTGCGAGCTTTTAGCCCGTGTACGCACATTTACACTTCAGATGGTGTAAGAGTTAACTATTAACTACTGGCAGCCGGAGTCCGGAGTCCAAGGTGATGGGGCACTTGTCCCACTCCGCAGCCAATGGGGGCTGGGAAATCACGGCGTGTCGCTTTCGAATGGAACATAAAAAATTGAGggcttaattaaaaagcaaaaatgtgcTGCGATTTTCCGCTTTTTTAACGCCATGGCCCGTACCCCTTACCCCTCTACCCATGCCCCAAAAAACAGAGgaaaatgcgaatgcgaaaaaCAACACATTTTCCAGGACCATAGTAAGAAGAAGGGAGGAGTAAAAACTACTTGCCGACGACTTTTTATGTGGCGCCAGTTCCTTGGAGGCGAAGGAAGCACTGCCAGCAGTTCCATTTGAAATTTTCCGGGCCTCATGTGTCTTTTTATTTCGCCTCCCTTGCTCGTACAAATTAAGCCCTCACTTCCCTCGCTTTGTTCCCActtttttggccaggccaagacCATGACTTTTGTTGTTAATTAAAGTGACGGCTAAAAACATGAAACTCTCAAGTGctcattaaaattgaaatgcgaCTGCAGGAACATGCCAAATGTGTGCCAAACAATGATGTTTCGCTTTCAATGCCATTCCATGTTCTTTTTCAAACAGGATAGTTTGCTTCACTCTACACGTGAGTGCGCGAAGGAAAATTTGATAGGTAACTGTGTAAATTAGTTAGGTGTTCTCTATAAATTAGTATATAAACGTGTTCCTCTATTAATTAGTGTATAAATGAGTTTCATCTCCTTAAGCTAGTTAATAAACTGTATACTATTAAAGCAATAACTTCAAGCTACATAACATTAAAAGTAGCATTCATATCCAGTGCTCTTTGGGTGCCGCAGTTTCCGCAGTACTTCTTCACAAATCATTTGTTTGGCCAAGTCCAGTTCGAGGAGTCCACATAAACCAGCGGCAATCCCCGCCCGAAATCAGGGCGATTGCAGTGCTTTAAAGTGCTCCTTGGCAGgccacataaataaatgtttgcaCATTTACTTTGCCGGGCTGCCCTGCTCCTTGGAgttcctgctcctgttcctgctcctggaTTGCGGGTGCTGTGTTCGCTCGCTTTGTTGCTCCCAGCACGTTCATAACTCAACTCCTGCTGCAGCcactgctcctgctcctcatccTGCTCCCGCTGCAAGGATGCGATTGTGGAGGTGTTGCTTCCCAGACGCTTTATTTACTTGCAATTCGAAGCGGGCAATCTCGATAGTTTCAATCCGAGGATACGCCCCGCATTGTTGCCCGGCGCTCCGCTGGCGATGATTCTCCGGAGAGAGATTGCCATAACTTTGTATAGTGTAATGGCAATGCAATTGCATGAATTTGGCAGCAGGACGGACGAACTGCACCCATCACGGGGGATCGAGGCCAGTTAGTGGGAGCTCAAATTGCAAGACAAAGCTGCGAGCCCAAGTCAATTTGGCCAAGTCTCACAGGCGGTCAAGGTGACGCAGTGATGCAGTGATGCAGTTGGCCCCACTGAATAGAATCGCTGCAATCACGTACCCAATGGGCATATTACTAGCTGACGAGGATGTGAATGGATTAGGTGGACCCCCAGCACTAGTGGCTGTTCACTAACTGCAATCTAATTCTGAGCTGGGGGTGTCACATTTATCGGCATGCTTTTCTAAAAGGGTAGCAATCGAAAGGAGGGGTAACAAGCTTTTTGCAAACACTTGAACATGCTCAAACTTAATTTACctctttttaatattattttttacaataATTAAAGCATTAAGTTCTAGGGAAATGCAATAGTGCACGCAAAGCATTCTTAAATTATTCACAATGGTAACTACAAGTAGGTTACAATGCATTTCCTTTGTAGCACACCTTTAGACATctttataattgtttttaaaactcCTCTGCTTTGTATGCTATCTTCTATAAAGAAGTTTATTAAGTTATTACCCATTTGAAGTAAAACTCAGGGTGCTTGGAGCGTTGATCTGGCTATAGGGTCATAAGCTGGGCCGACAATGGCCCGTGCGAGATGAGGTCTGGCTGCATTTTCAGGGCAGTTAGCACAATGTCACGTAGCAAATGCGACAGCGTGGTCAACATAATGAACGGGGCGGCCACCCGCTCCTCCTGGCCCcaagccacgcccaccgctcCCGCCCCCGCTGCTCCTTTGGGATAAAGAGTGCAGCATGTTGCAGGTGCAGACGGCAAGCCCTTCGCGCTTCCTCCTAACGAGTGCTGCCAGCCTGACTATTTTACAGAGATTTTGCCATTTCAAcattaaaaaaggaaatttcatttaaaaactatagttttctgctttttaaAGGTATGAaaaacaatatacatatagcttagaaatacttttcaaaaagtataatatatatatttcagctTTGGCATTAATCTTCCATGTATATCTTTCATGAGTTACCTACTTTCTTGCACTTCCCAAGATTTCGCACCTGAGAGCACCTCTAGCTGAGGGCAGCACCACGGCTTTGGTGGCATCCATTCGTGTCTGGTGTCCACTGATTGCTCTGGCGGCGATTGCAATAACCTTTGCCCATGTCGACCATGTCACGACAACTCAGCTTCGGTTTTCGGGCCAAAGGAACCCTCAGACAGTTGGCTCCGAAAAATGTGTCGATGCACGTGACATTCGgatgcaatttgcaatttgattttgttccctggggggggggagggggaaaGTGGATGGGAGTAAAGGTCTGGATCCCATCGCCAGCAGGTTGCAGGTTGCAGGTAGCAAGTtgcagattcagattcggCTTGTTGCCTAAGTTCAAGGATCAAATTGATTCCCCGTTCGGCAGCAGCAGGTGGGAGATAGGAGCTGCGTCTTTGCATTGTTACACTTGACCAATTCGGATTGCAATTACACACCTGACTGTTTACCGCCCCACCGCCCCCATTTTGAACCTGACTTTATGTGTGCGGAGGGGCAAGGAGTGGGAGCTGGACTGTAGTTATTCTTAGGTGCCAGCTGTGGGACTGGCTGAAGTGGCCGCTTTCTTTGTTGGCGCCATCCCCCCACCACCACACCACCACTACTTAGTCTGTTTATCGTTTGTGCGACGCGCTCCACAATTTGGGGGTTTGTTTGGGGCTCAAGTGGGGAGGGAGACTTCGAGTAAGTAAAAGACAGGCAATTAGAAGACCACCGAATGGGCACTGGGTTAATTGAAGTCCTCCTTATGGCAGTGGCTTATTGTCGAAACTATTCCAGACCATTCTTTCTAAATCTACGAATACTACCACGCACTTTATAACTGCAATCTTAATATTACTATAACTATTTCAAGTATTAGAGGATTTAAATTGCCTAAGGCAAGCATCAATTGGTTCGCATTCAAACCTAAAGCAGCTAGTCAGCAATCCAAACTGCAAGTTTACTTACATTTGCACTCAGGCCCTGAAGTTAAGAGCGCTCTTGTTATCGGATGTGGATATTCCGTTCACCCAGGATGCACAACATCTCCTCCAGGTGGCCTGATTGACCGTCCATGAGTGGCAAATGGTGTTGGGTGTCAGTCAGGCGAAGCACTCCGCCCAATTTCCACCTTCGTCCGCCCAATCCTGGTGCTTGGACGACTGGCTGGGAAACTAATTGGGGAGAATCGAAGCTGGCCCGGCGAAGGCTGTCGGCTGGGTTACATTAGTGTTTCAATCACCTCACATTAGCCACGCTGCTTTGTGTACAACTCAGTCGACCGCAAGATGAAGAAGTCCGGGGACTTGTAAGCCTGGAATCCTCAGAGGATTTCGCACTTCGATCATCTAATTCCTGTTCCTTCCCATCGCCTTAGTCTCTCACTGCTCAACAATCGCGACCTGCTGAAGACTCCGTCCGGGAACTCCATCGTGAACTTCCTGGTGAAGCCCATGAGCGTGGAAATGAACACGGCGGACAAGCTGATCACGGGCGCCAGGCGCCAGCGGATGATGGCGCTCTTTCAGGAGGATCGCGCCTGGGAGGCCGCCGAGTTGTCCCGCTTCGGACTGAGCTGCATCAAGGCTCCGGATTGCTATCCCTGCTGCACTCCCTTCGAGTGCTCCAAAGCCAAGTTTTAGGCCTAAATGTTTTGTGCTTCGTTTATGCCTGCGAGAATTAAATCCATACGTTAGAGAACCTTTCTGGAAAAGCGGATGAAAGTGCGGTTTAAGATACACATTGAAAGCAGGCCATATATTGCAGCATACTCTTCCGATTAGAAGGCCTACCGcaattctttttaaatttatttatttatttatttgttgtggCAAAGGTGCTCCTCTTCCCCTGGCCATGCGGTCAACTGTCGGCGGTGTAATAAATTGATTCGGCGGGCCTTGTCTGCGGCCATTAATCTATTTCCCGGGCAgagggccacgcccccagctGGCTGTGCTGTTCATTGTTTAGTGAATGGCAGGCAAATTTCGGCGCCTTTGTTTCGAGATAAAACCCTTTTTGGGCGGATCGTGTTTTTTCCGGCGATATGGGCTGTTCCCGCTTTTTTTGGCTTGCGGGGAACACAAAACACAACTGATTATGGCGGCAGGCCACTTGGCCGGATTAATTGAAAGCCGAAAGCGGAAAgcggaaagtggaaagtggaaggCCTAAAGCGAAAGACAGGCTTTTTGCTCACTTCACAGTTGGGATTCATTTCGGGTGCGGATTGGTTCTGCGACCGCTCCTCCATCATCATTTGTCATTGTCAGCTAACGGAGTGTGATGGCCGCTCCATTTCGCAATAGATGAGATAAGAGGCGGTGCTGGGGCTCAGCCCCCCGGTTTCGCTCAGTGCACTCGGCTGCACTTCCCGCCTGACTTTTGAGCGTGATTTTCTTTTCCGTGTGCACTCAGCGATGCGCTAATCAAATTATAAATCGTGCCCATTGCAAAGTCGTTCGATGCCATCCATGGCCCATCCATGGCCCATCCATGGAGGCGACATTGTCATCATCAGCCCGGGCAATCATAACTCGCACAAAGGGAAAGCCATCCTGCATTTTTCTACGTCTCTACGTTTCTTTCCCCGCTCCACCCACCGCATCTGCGGCACTTTTTCTGCTCCCAATCGAGGTGCTGTGGCGCCACCATAATGGATGTCGGGGCAAGTGCAGCTGGGTCGGTCCATTTGCACTCCTCGGAACCTTTTTGTTCGATTCGTGCACCCTCTGCCCCTTTTGGGAATAATGAAGATGTCTTCGATTGGGCGGGCAGCTAAATTATTATAATCGATTATGTCTGCAGGCCTACAAGTTCGAAGCTTACTTCATTTTCAAACGCCTCTTAAAGTCACTCATACTGATGGGTTTTTGCATGGAAATGTTTTGCCACCACACAAAGTAGAGGGTATTCCCAGTTTCAGGCACCCAAAAAGGGCGtgtgcacatatgtatatgtatgttttttaattcatgTATAATGTTTTTCCACGAGTAATCGAGAGGGGCGGAGGTGGTGGGGCAGGGGTATGTGAGTGCAGAGAAGGCGGGTGCAGGTGTTGGCCCCGGAACATTTCACATGGGTCGCATTAAACAATGCCCATTtctttaattaacaattttaattttttggcTGAGCCCTCTGTGTTGCTCTTAATTGGTGTTTACTTTGGGCGGCTTTTGTGGCACGCCCACTTGCAATAATAGAGCTCCATGTTCGGCGATTCCACTTGGTGGAGTGGCAGCTGTCG
This genomic window contains:
- the LOC120445786 gene encoding aminopeptidase N, translated to MWQLQPSLWIFLVLVVPSIRAAYEDYRLPRSVEPLHYNLRILTHLNGTDQRFEGSVQIDLLARETTKNITLHAAYLKIDENRTSVASGQEKFGVDRIEVNELHNFYILHLGRELEKDQIYQLEMHFEAGLNDSQSGYYKSNYTDVVTQEVHHLAVTQFSPTFARQAFPCFDEPSWKATFNITLGYHKNYTGLSGMPVLGCQDHDSLANYVWCNHDTLLRTSTYLVAFAVHDLENAATEESDTRNRVIFRNWMQPKLLGQEMISMEMAPKLLSFYENLFQINFPLAKVDQLTVPTHRFTAMENWGLVTYNEERLPQHQGDYQTQKDGFARTVAHEYAHQWFGNLVTMKWWNDLWLKEGPSTYFGYLALDALEPEWSRGERFIGRDLANFFSKDSNATVPAISKDVKDPAEVLGQFTEYVYEKGSLTTRMLHKLVGEKAFLQGIRSFLGSYSFTNANQADLWKSLEEAALQNEVISSEFNLSRAMDSWTLQGGYPLVTLIRNYKSGEVTLNQSRFLQEQELDKDSSCWWVPLRFVSQKLPDFVQTTPQFWLECPVNTKVLNLPHLTSPDEWILLNPQVANIFRVNYDELNWRLVIESLKNDPHSGGIHKLNRAQLLDDLMALAAVRLQKYDKAFDLLEYLEKEQDFLPWQRAIGILNRLGALLRVEEAIKFKNYMQKLLLPLYNRFPKLSDIAESKLAIKDIPFANFAYSQACRYHVADCTEQAKILAKTHRNGGRLELPSDIQKVAYCSLLDEGGDAEFQEIFELFQNSTNGSQRRILASALGCIRNFENFEEFLNYTLKSDEKLFSDCHMLAVTTALDREHLVSQTENYILSHTKPLGEKFKKKELTGLLLNLAANLQSSKEIDRLEAHLKDIKEFNEPLQKALHQSKMNQKWRKECTSDFIEAIEKHL
- the LOC120445787 gene encoding uncharacterized protein LOC120445787, which gives rise to MFSRFSRGSSTTQIMCLVRGGGCKSNPTESLCPAAFQAHRNISHLTGSRLRWKIGVMQLLSGLRHRYCLWRLRRLLGVAFDEGGFQEGTRQAAVTMIEAVRQADWPCIRSCCTERGSADIYGMSQVRSPYWSLVRFQREHLRHALPLRVVRRWIDGRYYVLVDMLFVGLRNLLDLGSEQEKEEMLQRIQSVLVNSRIDDQFDPKNCRLAIGELVLTFSKELGHTQLEAQDPRDVEGEDQESGWLVDSYKVHRFKLISFSPKTLNLRVIDFLKPVQPK
- the LOC120446702 gene encoding uncharacterized protein LOC120446702, giving the protein MKKSGDFLSLLNNRDLLKTPSGNSIVNFLVKPMSVEMNTADKLITGARRQRMMALFQEDRAWEAAELSRFGLSCIKAPDCYPCCTPFECSKAKF